One genomic region from Alkalidesulfovibrio alkalitolerans DSM 16529 encodes:
- a CDS encoding recombinase family protein encodes MLDNSNVAPGKNKTLRCAIYTRKSHEEGLEQEFNSLDAQRESAEHYIEAQRMRGWTALPDRYDDGGFSGGNMERPGLRRLLADIDAGKIDVIVVYKVDRLSRSLLDFMKMIDLFNEKGVSFVSVTQHFSTTDPTGRMFLGILITFAQYEREVIAERIRDKVAAAKRRGKYCGGVPILGYDVDRENKKLLVNPDEARTVQYIFRRFIQIGSAKKLGQELNEQGYRTKAWTTKKGKVREGSEWNTAHIYRLLNNRIYIGEIAHKDRSYPGEHEGIIDRATWDKVQAILEDNKPVKVSMARTKMVAPLKGVIRCGHCGCAMGPTYARKNGRHYTYYICQKDSKRTVSRCPLKRIPAGDIEQAVVEQLSAVFRTPTLVAKTYFAARDIEQVERERLFKQKAQLEMELSQAREQALELMKPGSDQPGKAEMLTTVNRQAVELSKQLTHVSERCRAYRGNSITEQDVSEAFQNVEGFWEDLFPVERNRLIRLLVDKVEIRETGIDMELRTNGLTTLIAELAGLACEVTERRPSR; translated from the coding sequence ATGCTTGATAACAGCAATGTCGCGCCGGGCAAGAACAAGACCCTGCGCTGTGCCATCTACACCCGCAAGAGCCACGAGGAAGGGCTCGAACAGGAATTCAACTCGTTGGATGCGCAACGGGAGTCGGCGGAACACTATATCGAAGCCCAGAGGATGCGTGGCTGGACGGCTCTGCCGGATCGCTACGATGACGGCGGTTTCTCGGGTGGGAACATGGAGCGCCCGGGGCTGCGCCGACTGCTGGCGGACATCGACGCCGGGAAGATTGATGTGATCGTGGTCTACAAGGTCGACCGGCTGTCCCGCTCGCTGCTGGACTTCATGAAGATGATCGACCTCTTCAACGAGAAGGGCGTCAGCTTCGTCTCGGTCACCCAGCACTTCAGCACCACCGACCCTACCGGCCGAATGTTTCTCGGCATCCTGATCACCTTCGCCCAGTACGAGCGGGAGGTCATAGCCGAACGTATCCGGGACAAGGTGGCGGCAGCCAAGCGCCGGGGGAAATACTGCGGCGGCGTACCCATCCTCGGATACGACGTCGACCGGGAGAACAAGAAGCTGCTGGTCAATCCCGATGAAGCCAGGACGGTGCAGTACATCTTCCGCCGATTCATCCAGATCGGCTCGGCCAAGAAGCTGGGCCAGGAATTGAACGAACAGGGGTACCGCACCAAGGCCTGGACCACCAAGAAAGGCAAAGTGCGCGAGGGCTCCGAATGGAACACCGCCCATATCTACCGGCTGCTCAACAACCGGATCTATATCGGCGAGATCGCCCACAAGGATCGCAGCTACCCCGGCGAGCACGAAGGGATCATCGACCGGGCGACCTGGGACAAGGTTCAGGCCATCCTGGAGGACAACAAACCGGTCAAGGTTTCGATGGCCAGAACCAAAATGGTCGCCCCACTGAAAGGCGTCATCCGCTGCGGCCACTGCGGATGCGCGATGGGACCGACCTACGCCCGCAAGAACGGCCGCCACTACACCTATTACATCTGCCAGAAGGACAGCAAGCGGACCGTGAGCCGGTGTCCGCTCAAACGGATTCCCGCCGGGGACATCGAGCAGGCCGTGGTCGAGCAGTTGAGCGCGGTGTTCCGCACACCGACGCTGGTGGCCAAAACCTACTTCGCGGCCCGGGACATCGAGCAGGTGGAGCGGGAGCGGCTGTTCAAGCAGAAAGCCCAACTCGAGATGGAGCTGTCGCAGGCGCGGGAGCAGGCACTCGAACTGATGAAGCCCGGCAGCGATCAGCCGGGCAAGGCAGAGATGCTGACGACCGTCAACCGCCAGGCGGTCGAGCTCTCGAAACAACTGACGCACGTGAGCGAGCGATGCAGAGCCTACCGGGGGAACAGCATCACGGAACAGGACGTCTCGGAGGCCTTCCAGAATGTCGAAGGCTTCTGGGAAGACCTTTTCCCGGTGGAGCGAAACCGGCTCATCCGCCTCCTGGTGGATAAGGTCGAGATCCGCGAGACCGGGATCGACATGGAGCTGCGCACCAACGGGCTGACAACGCTCATCGCCGAGCTGGCCGGTCTGGCATGCGAAGTCACCGAACGGAGGCCAAGCCGATGA
- a CDS encoding DUF2924 domain-containing protein has protein sequence MNELQNDATGGKNQDRTRNSVLRQMALLQSMSLEQLREKWLDLNGEEPPQYKKQFLIKRLAYRIQELFYGGLSEQAKVHLQQAAKEDPVATVNRRIPEERKSNEAILPGTRLVRVWNDRRYEVIVLADGYEFEGRTFRSLSAVAREITGTRWNGKVFFGLKKVYGRKAEGGSDA, from the coding sequence ATGAATGAGTTACAGAACGACGCCACCGGCGGCAAGAACCAGGACCGAACCCGAAACTCGGTTCTTCGGCAGATGGCCCTGCTGCAATCCATGTCCCTGGAGCAGCTCCGGGAAAAATGGCTCGACCTCAACGGTGAAGAGCCGCCCCAGTACAAGAAGCAATTCCTCATCAAGCGGCTAGCCTATCGCATCCAGGAGCTTTTCTACGGCGGGCTGTCCGAGCAGGCCAAGGTCCATCTCCAGCAGGCCGCCAAGGAGGACCCGGTCGCCACTGTCAATCGACGCATCCCAGAAGAGCGGAAATCAAACGAGGCGATCCTGCCCGGGACCAGACTGGTGCGGGTCTGGAACGACCGTCGCTATGAGGTGATCGTCCTTGCCGATGGCTACGAATTCGAAGGTCGCACCTTCCGGTCGCTCAGCGCGGTGGCCAGGGAGATCACCGGGACGCGCTGGAACGGCAAAGTCTTTTTCGGGCTGAAGAAGGTTTACGGCAGAAAAGCCGAGGGAGGTTCGGATGCTTGA
- the lexA gene encoding transcriptional repressor LexA: MGKAKTDEITPLQRKTLEEICRFVDAKGFPPTVKELSEIFEISPASAHDRINQLVRKGFLKREDGKSRGIAVARRPSEMAASLVSVPVVGMVAAGHPILAEENITGQVLVESDVVRSGQHFALRAVGDSMVGAGINDGDLIIVRQQPIAEDGDIVVALLNDEATVKRLRIKDELIELVPENPEVRKIRIRPEDDLRVLGKVVGWKRN, from the coding sequence ATGGGCAAAGCGAAAACGGATGAGATAACGCCGTTGCAGCGAAAAACGCTCGAAGAGATATGTCGTTTCGTCGATGCCAAGGGTTTTCCTCCAACGGTGAAAGAACTGAGTGAGATCTTTGAAATCAGCCCGGCCAGCGCCCACGACCGAATCAATCAACTGGTGCGCAAGGGATTCCTGAAGCGAGAGGACGGAAAGTCGCGAGGAATAGCTGTTGCCCGCCGCCCCAGTGAGATGGCTGCCTCTCTGGTTTCAGTCCCTGTTGTGGGTATGGTGGCCGCTGGTCACCCTATCTTGGCCGAAGAGAACATCACAGGCCAGGTGCTGGTCGAGTCGGACGTCGTTCGTTCCGGACAGCACTTCGCACTCCGTGCGGTGGGGGACAGCATGGTCGGTGCCGGTATCAACGATGGCGATTTGATCATTGTGCGGCAGCAGCCCATCGCCGAGGACGGTGACATCGTTGTGGCGCTGCTCAACGACGAAGCGACCGTTAAGCGGTTGAGAATCAAAGACGAGCTCATCGAATTGGTGCCCGAGAACCCGGAAGTACGGAAGATCCGAATCAGGCCGGAGGATGACCTTCGCGTGTTGGGCAAGGTCGTTGGGTGGAAACGGAATTGA